The Candidatus Bathyarchaeia archaeon genome has a segment encoding these proteins:
- a CDS encoding DNA-binding protein, whose protein sequence is MSDLELEMIRYKKLMELRKRLMEKTEPEAEKPREVNPYEVLDKFFVDRAWEVFNAAKAQYPEVAQYIEKVLVKLILEGKIRDKITGEELYGLFLRLGYKVRLPTRINIVEHGKIKSLEEKIREETSNQ, encoded by the coding sequence ATGTCGGATCTGGAGCTCGAAATGATAAGATACAAGAAGCTTATGGAGCTGAGAAAGCGCCTTATGGAGAAGACCGAGCCTGAAGCTGAAAAACCGAGGGAGGTTAATCCATACGAGGTTTTAGATAAATTTTTTGTCGATAGGGCTTGGGAGGTCTTCAACGCTGCAAAAGCCCAGTATCCTGAAGTCGCGCAATATATTGAGAAAGTCCTTGTTAAACTCATTTTAGAGGGAAAGATTAGGGATAAGATAACGGGTGAAGAATTATATGGATTGTTTCTGCGCCTCGGATATAAGGTTAGGCTGCCAACACGCATCAACATTGTAGAGCACGGTAAAATAAAAAGCCTAGAAGAGAAGATAAGGGAGGAAACCTCTAACCAATAA
- the prf1 gene encoding peptide chain release factor aRF-1, translated as MSSKRTSLEIFRLKKVLETLASKEGRGTELISLYIPPGRQISEIIAMLKDEWGTASNIKSTTTRKNVQDAIVRVIQRLKLFKEVPENGLAIFCGAIPQGGPGSEKMETYVIVPPEPINIYLYRCDSRFHIEHLKDLIKEKETYGVVLVDSSEATFATIKGRRLEIVDEITSGIPGKHRAGGQSARRFERIREAQVQEFFKRVASHANEVFLPIEDLKGIIIGGPGPTKYDFEKGEYLDYRLREKIIGVVDTAYTGEQGVKEILEKAPEIMRNVRYIEERRIVQKFLYEVGHDTGLATYGERDVRRVLEAGIVDTLLLSEAIDVTRVTVSCTSCGYTYHESMRSHEVMGFTQSLLGKQCPKCGNPTLEVVEEKDLIEELAEIAEAAGSKVEIISPETEEGQMLLKSFGGIAAILRYKMEQH; from the coding sequence ATGAGCTCTAAGAGGACATCCCTCGAAATATTCCGTTTAAAGAAAGTACTGGAGACTCTGGCCTCAAAAGAGGGGAGAGGAACAGAGCTCATATCGCTTTACATTCCGCCTGGAAGACAGATAAGCGAGATAATTGCTATGCTTAAAGACGAGTGGGGCACAGCATCAAACATTAAATCAACCACAACGCGTAAGAACGTGCAGGACGCCATAGTCCGGGTGATCCAGAGACTCAAGCTCTTCAAGGAGGTCCCGGAGAACGGGCTTGCCATATTCTGCGGCGCCATACCTCAAGGTGGACCTGGAAGCGAGAAGATGGAGACTTACGTTATTGTTCCGCCGGAGCCGATAAACATTTACCTGTACAGATGTGATTCAAGATTCCACATAGAGCATTTAAAGGATTTAATTAAGGAGAAGGAGACGTATGGTGTTGTACTGGTGGATTCAAGCGAAGCAACGTTTGCGACTATAAAGGGGCGACGCTTGGAAATAGTTGATGAGATAACTTCCGGTATACCGGGTAAACATAGGGCTGGCGGACAGTCAGCTAGGCGATTCGAACGTATACGTGAAGCTCAGGTTCAAGAGTTCTTTAAGAGGGTTGCTTCACATGCAAATGAGGTCTTTCTGCCCATAGAGGACTTGAAGGGGATAATTATCGGCGGGCCCGGGCCGACAAAGTATGATTTTGAGAAGGGGGAATACTTGGATTATAGGCTTAGGGAGAAGATCATAGGTGTCGTTGACACGGCTTATACTGGCGAGCAGGGCGTTAAGGAGATCCTTGAGAAAGCTCCGGAAATAATGAGGAATGTGAGGTACATTGAGGAGAGGAGGATTGTTCAAAAATTCCTTTATGAGGTTGGACATGATACCGGATTAGCGACTTACGGCGAAAGAGATGTTAGGAGGGTTCTTGAGGCGGGTATAGTTGACACGTTACTGCTGTCAGAAGCTATCGATGTAACGCGTGTAACGGTCAGCTGCACGTCATGCGGATACACTTATCACGAATCTATGAGGAGCCATGAGGTAATGGGATTTACACAGTCGCTTCTGGGTAAGCAGTGCCCTAAGTGCGGAAACCCGACGCTTGAGGTTGTTGAAGAGAAGGATTTAATTGAAGAATTGGCTGAAATAGCCGAGGCTGCTGGCTCAAAAGTCGAGATAATATCGCCGGAAACAGAGGAGGGACAGATGCTGCTAAAGTCCTTCGGCGGTATAGCGGCCATCTTAAGGTATAAGATGGAGCAACATTAA
- a CDS encoding SWIM zinc finger family protein produces the protein MTLDKIIEKAYYLIYGRRVEQIEEGIYNVVGEHGTYTVVRSLDGSVTCNCPGFASRKKCSHSLAVILLNNPHLLRSIERELKREEKSRKAKR, from the coding sequence TTGACTCTAGATAAAATTATTGAGAAGGCGTATTACCTTATATATGGAAGAAGAGTTGAGCAGATTGAGGAAGGAATATATAACGTTGTTGGTGAACATGGAACTTACACTGTTGTGAGAAGTTTAGATGGTTCAGTAACATGTAATTGCCCGGGCTTCGCTTCAAGGAAGAAGTGCTCCCATTCCCTGGCAGTCATCTTGCTGAATAATCCGCACCTATTGAGAAGCATTGAGAGAGAACTGAAGAGAGAGGAGAAGAGCCGTAAGGCTAAACGCTAA
- a CDS encoding enolase C-terminal domain-like protein: MKIREVRVVKLEKPEKGGFKSEPRRQPWIVDAEVANPMSKYPRYKRHRSSWLPGWETLWVKIIAEDGSWGAAPISYGKPAAVIISDHLGPKIQGEDCYAIEKIWDMMFRLTKPYGSEGLAMCAISSIDLALWDLVGKLYGAPVHELIGGPARNKIFCYATGNDFDWYLELGFKAIKLACPYGPADGFWGIKENEKLVAEARNTAGPDVEIMLDCYMAFDVEYTLRLARRLKPYNLRWIEEPLIPEDLNGYVAVKRRVNWVSLAGVEHWFSPWRFREAIERRALDILQPDIHWVGGLTACIKICHEADLAGLTVCLHGGANDRYGLHLTYSMPNTPWAEFFISSPPGVPLEEAYPDNPVPRDGYIELDRGAGFGVPIREEWLHPVEL; this comes from the coding sequence TTGAAGATAAGAGAGGTGAGAGTTGTAAAGCTCGAAAAGCCGGAGAAAGGCGGATTTAAATCTGAGCCGAGAAGACAGCCCTGGATAGTTGACGCTGAGGTGGCAAACCCGATGTCTAAGTACCCCAGATATAAAAGGCATAGAAGCAGCTGGCTGCCCGGATGGGAAACCCTGTGGGTGAAGATAATCGCCGAAGACGGATCCTGGGGGGCCGCCCCGATCTCTTACGGTAAACCAGCCGCGGTTATAATTAGCGATCATTTAGGGCCGAAGATTCAGGGCGAAGACTGCTACGCTATTGAGAAAATATGGGACATGATGTTTAGGCTGACTAAACCCTACGGCTCTGAGGGGCTAGCCATGTGCGCCATCAGCAGCATCGATTTGGCCCTATGGGATTTGGTTGGAAAGCTATATGGGGCTCCAGTTCACGAGCTGATCGGCGGCCCTGCGAGAAACAAAATATTCTGTTACGCCACCGGAAACGATTTTGACTGGTACTTGGAGCTGGGCTTTAAAGCGATAAAGCTGGCATGCCCGTATGGTCCTGCGGATGGCTTCTGGGGAATTAAAGAGAACGAGAAGCTCGTCGCCGAAGCCAGAAATACTGCCGGACCGGATGTGGAGATAATGTTGGACTGCTACATGGCCTTTGACGTGGAGTACACTTTAAGGTTGGCTAGGCGCCTAAAGCCGTACAACCTTCGATGGATTGAGGAGCCACTGATCCCTGAAGATTTAAACGGTTACGTTGCGGTTAAGAGAAGGGTAAACTGGGTTTCTTTAGCCGGCGTAGAACATTGGTTTTCCCCATGGAGGTTCAGAGAAGCCATAGAGAGAAGGGCTCTCGACATTTTGCAGCCGGACATACATTGGGTGGGAGGATTAACGGCGTGCATTAAGATTTGCCATGAAGCCGACCTAGCTGGACTCACGGTCTGCCTTCACGGCGGAGCAAACGACCGATATGGCCTCCACTTAACCTATTCTATGCCAAACACCCCTTGGGCCGAGTTCTTTATATCTTCTCCGCCGGGCGTGCCGCTTGAGGAAGCCTATCCAGATAACCCTGTTCCGAGAGACGGATATATTGAGCTTGACCGCGGCGCTGGTTTCGGTGTCCCAATAAGGGAAGAGTGGCTTCATCCAGTTGAACTATAA
- the nth gene encoding endonuclease III codes for MCSDKSEKEELKNRVTEIINLLEKVHPDAKLILKWSNPLELLIAAILAAQYRDDLVNKVTENLFKKYKTVKDYANASLEELENDIRSVRFCRVKARNIKKACQIIVEKYNGEIPRRMEDLLSLPGVARKTANIVLSYAFGVIEGIIVDTHVIRVSRRLGLTNENGPERIEKDLMEIVPRDKWLRFADLLIFHGRRICVARRPKCGECILNGICPSASTGQ; via the coding sequence TTGTGCTCAGATAAATCGGAAAAAGAAGAGTTGAAGAATAGGGTTACCGAAATAATCAACCTTTTAGAGAAGGTTCATCCAGACGCGAAGCTGATCTTAAAATGGAGTAATCCACTAGAGCTTCTTATCGCAGCGATCCTTGCAGCGCAGTACCGCGACGACCTTGTCAACAAGGTTACTGAGAACCTGTTCAAGAAATATAAGACTGTTAAAGACTACGCGAACGCTAGCTTAGAGGAGCTTGAGAACGATATAAGGTCTGTGAGGTTCTGTAGAGTTAAGGCCAGAAACATAAAGAAGGCTTGCCAAATAATAGTTGAGAAGTATAATGGCGAGATACCTAGAAGAATGGAGGATTTGCTGAGCCTTCCAGGGGTCGCCAGAAAAACAGCTAATATTGTTCTTTCATATGCTTTCGGCGTCATAGAGGGGATAATAGTTGACACCCATGTCATTAGGGTTTCTAGGAGGCTTGGGTTGACAAACGAGAATGGTCCGGAGAGAATCGAGAAGGATTTAATGGAAATAGTTCCCAGAGATAAGTGGCTTAGGTTCGCTGATCTACTAATATTTCATGGCAGAAGAATATGCGTGGCAAGGCGCCCTAAATGCGGCGAATGCATACTTAACGGAATCTGCCCCTCAGCCTCTACGGGACAATAG
- a CDS encoding cation diffusion facilitator family transporter gives MQALGSGNIRKAEALKYSTLAIMSVFLAELFSGLIVNSLAILSDALHALFDTLSSFMLLVSVRAALKPPDENHMYGHEKFELLGGLIGGFTLMVLAAYIAAESILRIFRVESYIKLDLNLAGYITLTYTFLIDLLRILIFRSVSERSPTISAGFYHALSDLGSTIIALLGYWLSTHGIFYGDPLASLILSALLISLSARLIWSNAMELSDIAPKETVAKIREEISKVSGGLFSYENLKVREIGGKLYVRATLKIPDYIGFEEAHGFASRVEDGIRREFKDVDIYFHIEPVGMRGMSTKEFIEKLVGKFRDVKGIHDVNISHHDGKIYVILHVQVDPSTPISEAHKLADRIEETIRRNMSNIENIFVHIEPSNIELNKGYVLDEKEVEALTQAAAEKHGGKIRVKRVISYTADGKRYINIECSLGEETSVEEAHEMATEIEEAIKNRASETIVSVHMEPGDEGARS, from the coding sequence GTGCAGGCTTTAGGGAGCGGAAATATTAGGAAGGCTGAGGCGCTAAAATACTCTACTCTAGCGATCATGAGCGTCTTCCTTGCAGAATTGTTTTCAGGCTTAATCGTTAACAGCCTCGCAATATTGAGCGACGCTCTACACGCTTTATTCGACACGTTATCATCGTTTATGCTTCTGGTTTCGGTGCGCGCGGCACTTAAGCCCCCTGATGAAAACCATATGTATGGTCATGAAAAGTTTGAGTTGCTGGGCGGATTAATCGGCGGCTTCACGCTAATGGTGTTAGCAGCCTATATCGCTGCCGAGTCGATTCTCAGGATCTTTAGGGTCGAGTCTTACATTAAGCTCGACCTTAACTTAGCTGGATACATCACTTTAACATACACGTTTCTAATAGATTTATTGAGAATATTGATTTTCAGATCTGTCTCTGAAAGAAGCCCAACCATATCGGCTGGCTTTTACCACGCGCTTTCAGACCTAGGTTCAACTATTATCGCGCTTTTAGGCTACTGGCTCTCAACACATGGGATATTTTATGGAGACCCCCTAGCCTCACTGATATTAAGCGCTCTCCTAATTTCGTTAAGCGCTAGGCTCATCTGGAGCAACGCCATGGAGCTCAGCGACATAGCGCCTAAAGAAACTGTTGCAAAGATCAGGGAAGAAATCTCAAAGGTCAGCGGAGGCTTATTCAGCTACGAAAACCTGAAAGTTAGGGAGATCGGCGGAAAGCTATATGTTAGAGCTACTCTTAAAATCCCAGACTATATAGGTTTTGAGGAAGCACATGGCTTCGCAAGCAGGGTAGAAGACGGCATCAGAAGGGAGTTCAAAGACGTGGACATATATTTCCACATAGAGCCGGTGGGCATGAGGGGAATGTCCACGAAGGAGTTCATCGAGAAGCTTGTGGGCAAATTTAGAGACGTGAAAGGAATTCACGATGTAAACATATCCCATCATGATGGGAAAATCTACGTTATATTGCACGTGCAGGTAGACCCATCAACGCCTATAAGTGAAGCCCACAAGCTGGCAGATAGAATCGAGGAAACTATTCGCAGAAACATGAGTAACATTGAAAACATATTTGTCCACATAGAGCCGTCAAACATCGAGCTAAATAAGGGCTACGTGTTGGATGAGAAGGAGGTGGAGGCGCTTACACAGGCGGCTGCCGAGAAACATGGGGGTAAAATAAGGGTTAAGCGCGTGATATCTTACACCGCGGATGGTAAACGCTACATCAATATTGAATGCTCTCTTGGCGAGGAGACTTCGGTTGAGGAAGCGCATGAAATGGCCACTGAGATAGAGGAAGCCATCAAGAATAGGGCTTCTGAAACAATTGTTTCAGTACATATGGAGCCGGGAGATGAGGGGGCGCGTTCCTAA